TGACCGCCTGTGCGGCCCCGGCCCCGACGGTCGCGGGGAGGCCGACGACTTGGAAGGAGGTGGCCGGAGCCGGGGTGACGACGATCCCGGCGTCGGCCCCGGTGATGCCCGGGTTGGCCGCGTCGGTCGCGGTGATCGACTGGGTGCCGGCCGTGTCGAGGACGACGTTGAACCGGTGGGCGCCGTCGTCGGAGGGCGAGAACGTGTAGCTGGCGGGGCTAAACTGGGCCTGCGGGTCGGTGCTGGTGAGGGCGACGGTCCCGGTGTACCCGGTGGCCACGTTCCCGTACGCGTCGTACGCCGTCGCCGCGACCGAGCCCGACGTACCGGCCACCTGCGGGGAGGGGAACCCGGTCAGTTTGAAAGACGCGGCGGCGGCGGGGGTGACGACGATCCCCACGTCGGTCCCGGTGACGGCCGGGTTGGCCGCGTCGGTCGCGGTGATCGACTGGGTGCCGGCCGTCTTGAGGGTCGCCCCGTTCGTGAACGTGTGGACGCCGGCGTCGGCGGCCGTGAAGGCGTAGTTCGCCGGGGCGAACGTGGCCTTCGGGTCGGTGCTGGTGAGGTGAACGACCCCGTTGTACCCGGTGACCACGTTCCCGTACGCGTCGTCCACGGCGACCGTCAGCGTGTTCGCCGTGCCGGCCGCGACCGGGTTCGGGTACCCGGTCACGGCGAGTACCGCCGGGGCGCCGGGGGTGACCAGGATCCCGGTCTCGCTCGCACTGAACTGGGCGGCCGCGTCGGTCGCGGTGATCGACTGCGTCCCCGCCGTCTTGAGGGTGCCCGAGAAGGTGTGGACCCCGGCGTCCGCGGGCGTGAACGTGTAACTCGTGGTCGTGAACCCCGCCTTCGGGTCGGTACTGGACAGGGTGATCGTGTCTTGGGTACCCGTAGCCACGTTCCCGTACGCGTCGTACAGGGTGACGGTGAACGGGTTCGGGGTGCCGGCCGCGTCGGTGGTCGGATACCCGGTCACCGTGGCGGCCGCGGCGGCGGCCGCCTGGACCGTGATCCCGGTCTCGGTCCCCGGGGTCAGGGTGCTAGAAGTCGCGGTGATCGACTGCGCCCCGGCCGTCTTGAGTACGCCCGAGAACGTGTGCGAGCCGTCGTCCGCCGGAGTGAACGTGTAGTCGACCGGCGTAAGAGTGCCCTTCGCGTCCGAGGTCGACAGGGCAACCGAGCCCGTGAACGGAGTCGGGACCAGGTTGTTGTACGCGTCGGCCACCGCGACCTGGAACGTGTAGCCCGTGCCGGCCGTCGCCTGGGCGGGGAACCCGATGACCACCAGGGCCGTCGGGGCGGCGTGCGTGACCTGGATGCCGGTCTCGCTCCCGGACAGGTTGTCGGCCGCGTCGGTCGCGGTGATCGACTGCGTCCCCGCCGTCTTGAGCGTCCCACCGTTCGTGAACGTGTGGGTGCCCTTGTCGGCGGCGGTGAACGTGTAGGAGCCCGGCGCGAACGCGGCTTGGGCGTCCGTACTCGAGAACGTCACGGTCCCGGCGAACCCGGTCGCCACGTTCCCGAACGCGTCGGTCAGGGCGACCGTGAAGGTGTTGGGCGTGCCCGCGACCGTCGAACCCGGGTACCCGCTGACGGTCACCGTGGCGGCGGCCGCGGCGGTCACGGTGATCCCGGTCTCGGTCCCGGTCAGGTTGTTCTTCGCGTCCGTCGCGGAAATCGACTGGGCGCCCGCCGTTTTCAGGGTGGCCCCGTTCGTGAACGTGTGGGTGCCCTTGTCGGTGGCGGTGAACGTGTACGAGTTCGAGCCGAATACGGCCCGGTTGTCCGTGCTGGTAAAGGTCACGGACCCGGTGTATCCGGTCGTCAAGTTTCCGTAGGCGTCGGTCGCCGACACGGTGAACGTGTGGGCGACCCCGGCCACGTCGGAGGTCGGGAAGCCCGTGACCGCCATGGCGGCCGTCGCGCCCGGGGTGATGACGATTCCTTTTTGGGCCCCGGACAGTTTGTCGGTCGCGTCGGTCGCGGTGATCGACTGCGTGCCCGCGGTCGTGAGGGTCACGTTGAACGTGTGCGTCCCGTCGTCGAACCCGGCCCCGGCCCCGCTGGTGAACGTGTACGTCGCCGGCAGCAATGTCTGTGCGTTCGTGTCCGTACTGGAGAACGACACGGTCCCCGCGAACCCGATGGCGATGTTGCCGAATTGGTCGAACGCGGTGACCGTCACCGTACCTTTCGTGCCTGCCGGAGTCGGCGTCGGGTACCCGGTCACGGTGACGCTGACGGCCGCCCCGGGGACGACCACGACCCCGCCCGACGTGCCGGCCAGCGGGCCGGCCGGGATCGACTGGGCCGGCGGCGGCTCGGGAATGACCGGGGTGATCGTCGCGGCGTCGGTCGCGGTGATCGTCTGGGTCGGGTAGTCGATGGTCACCGTCGGGGCCGACGTGTACCCGGTCCCCGCGTGGGTCACGGTGATGCCCGTCACGACCCCGTTCACGACCGTCGCGACCGCGGTCGCCCCGGTCCCCCCGCCGCCGGTGAGGGTGACGTTCGGAACGGCCGAGTATCCGGACCCGCCGCTGCCGCTGGGGACTATGATCGCGCCGACGCCGCTCCCGGTCAATGTTGCGGTGGCGGCCGCCAGACGACCGGTGGTGGCGAACGTCACCCCGTTGACGAACGTGTGTGTCCCGTTGTCGAACCCGGGCCCGGTGCCGCTGGTGAACGTGTACGTCACCGGGGAGAATACGGCCCTGGGGTCCGAACTCGTAAAGGTGGGCGCCCCGGTGTAACCCGTCGCGACGTTGTCGAAGTGGTCCACGGCCGTGACCGTAAACGTGGCCTTGGTCCCGGCGTTCACCTGGTGGGCGATGACGACGGTCGGCGGGGCGGTATACCCGGTCCCCGCGTTGGTCACGGTCACGGCCGTCACGACCCCGTTCACGACCGTCGCGGTCGCGGTCGCCCCGGTCCCGCCGCCGCCGACCAGCGTGACGTCCGGGTCGACCAGGTAGCCGGCCCCGCCGGTATTGACGGCGATCGAGGACACTCCGCCGCCCGAAAGCGTTGCCGTCGCCGTCGCGATCGCCGTGGAGGGCGGGGCGATGGTCACCGTCGGGGCGGCCGTATACCCCGTCCCGGCGTTCGTAACAGTGATCCCCGTCACCACCCCGTTCGCGACCGTCGCGGTCGCAATCGCCCCGGTCCCGCCGCCGCCGGTCAGGGTCACGGCCGGGGCGAAAGCGTACCCGCCGCCGCCGCCGGTGACGGCGACCGAGGCGACGCCGCCCGCCGCCAGCGACGCCGTGGCGGTCGCGATCGTGGTCGGCTCGGTCACGATGAACTGGCTGGCGGACCCGGGGGTCACGGTGATGTACGACTTGGCGTCCGAGAGCAGCCCGGAATCATCGTGGGCGTCCAGCCAGGTCTGGGACGAGACCGGGGGCGCCGACCCCTTCTCGAACGTGACGGTGAAGACGTGGACGCCCTTGTCCGCCGCGGTGAACGTGTAGTCGGCGGGCAGGCCGGCCGCGGCCAGCAGCGGGTCCGGGGCCGACCCGGGGGTGGTCAGGTACGGGTCCGAGGTGGTGAAGTGGACGGTCCCGGTGAAGTTCGTCAGCGGGAGCCCGGTGGCCGGGTTCTCGGCCGTGATCGTCACCTTGACCGGCTGTCCGGCGGCGGAGACGTCGGTCATGTCGATAAACAGGTTGCCGGTCGTCGACGTGGTCGGGGCCGCCGGCACGTTGACGTACCCGTGGTACGAGTCGACCGAGTACCCCAGGTCGCCGTTCGCCGCGGTCGCCCCGTTGTTCACGTCCGGCGCGGCCTCGCCGTTGACCCCGTTGCTGTTCTGGTCCATCGGGAACCCGGCGTAGTCCGAGATGAACGTACCCGGGTAATCGATGACGACGGTCGGGGCGGACGTGTACCCGATCCCGGCGTTCGTGACCGTGATCTCGGTAACGTCGCCGTCCACGAACGTCGCGACCGCGGTGGCGCCCGTTCCTCCGCCGCCGACCAGCGTGACGTTCGGGGCGACCTTGTACCCGCTGCCGCCGGACGTCACGGTGATCCCGGTGACGCTGCCGCCCGCGACCGCCGCCGTCGCCGCCGCGAGGGAGGCGTTGGTCACGTCCTGACCGATCACGACTTGGAGCGGGCCGGCCGCGACCGACGTCTGCGGGGCGGTCGGCGCGAAGACGATTTGGAACAGGTCGTGGTAGTCGGTCGGGGTGACGGGGATGGCCGTCTGGTTTGCCGGCCCCGTCGTGTCGACGACCGGGGTGACACTCACAATGGTCAACGGGTTACCCGCCGAATCCCACAACTGGATGTTCCCGGTCGTGAACGTGCTGGCCAAGACGGGGGAACTGAACTGGACGTCGAGGGTGTTGGCCTGGGTGTCGGAGAGCGTCACTCCCAGGACACGGGGGCCGGACTGGGCGACGGCCTGGTCGGGGGCGATGGCGGCGATGACCGGGTCGGTCTGCGGGGTGCCCAGGCGGATGGCCCACGTCCCGCGGCCGAACGTGTACGCCGTGAGCAGGTTCAACCCGCCGGTCTGCTGGACCGGCTGGCCGGTGTTCGGGTCGATGTTCCCGAGCGAGAGCTGAATCTGGGTGACCAGGGCGTCGGTCATGTTCCCGCCGGCCGCGATGTTGTACGTCGACGTCTTGCCGGTCGTCGGGTCCGTGTAGGTGTAGGTGGACGCCTCGGGATACGGGGTCCAGGTCTTCCCCTGGTCGACGGACCGGAAGACCCCGCCCATCCCGCCCACGTACAGGATCGGGAACGTCGTTCCGGGGGTGGTCGTACTCGGAATGGCGTACCGCCAGTCGGCGGCGATCGTCGTCAGGTACTGGAGGGCCGCCCCCGGCGCGAACAACCCGGTCCCGAACAACCCGGTCGCCGCGGTGGTATTGGGGTCCCCGAAGTCCGACTTCGTGGCCTTGAGCAAGCCGTTGGTGATGTTGAGCCAGGTCGGGTTGGCGGCCGACGAGTCGGGCATGTAAAAGACGCCGTTCGAGGTGATCGCGTAGGCGTCGTGGCTCCCGCGGACCGGGTCGGCGACGATTTGTTGGATGGCACCGCCCGAGAGGCCGGAGGAGATGTTCGTCCAGGCCTGTTGCCCGTTCGGGAGCGTTCCGCCGCCGCCGACGAAGGTCACGTAGATGCTGCCGTTTTGCGTGCCGTTGTAGATAAAGTTGTTCAGCTGGTTCGGGTTGGACGGGTCCGGGGCGCCGAACGCGAGGGCGGTGGATGCCGAATCGAAGGCGGTCGTCTGGTTGGCCCCGCCGCCGACGATCGTCCAGAATTTCCCGAGGTTCGTGGTCAGGAACAGGGTGGGCGCGGTCTCGGACCCGACCGCGACGGTGTCCGAATCGATCGGGTTGACCGCGAACCGGGTGGCGCTATTGAATAGCCAGTTGCCGGTACTGGTGAACACGTTGTCGGTCGGCTGGACGAGGCCCTGGCCGAAGGCCCCGGACTCGTTGCCGGCGGGGCCGGCGTCGAGGAACTCGGTGTACTGGTTCGGAACGATCGGGTTGGCGGAGGGGTAGCTGAAAACGTAGTCGTTCCCGGTTCCCGTCTGCGAAACCCCGACGCCGTACGAGTACCCCGTGTTCCCGGTGTACGTTAGCGTCCCGGTCGAACCGCCTTCGCCGGTCTGGAGGATGTTGCCGTTCGAATAGGCGAACCCCTGTTCCCGGGCCCCGGCGTAGAACAGGGCGTCGTTGATGTCCGCCGCGAGTTGACTCGGTTGGGTGGCCCCCTGGTAGAACTGGACCGTCTGGAGGTTGCCGTTCCGGACGGTGCCCGGCAGGGAGATGGCCTGCGGCCCGGTCCCCACGCTGGTCACGGTCGCGCCGGACGCGTTCACGACGCCGGTGCCGACGCCCGTGTCGTCCCCGACAATCAAGCGGGTGAGCCCGGTGATCGGGTCGACGATCGCCACGAGCCCGTGGACGAACGTGCTCACTTCCACCCCGGTGACCGGCGACCAGGTCGCCCCGGTGCCCGTGTTCGTGAACGTGGCCACGTTCGAGAAGTCGAGTTCCGAGCTGACGAGTACCGGCGCGTCGATCGTGACGGTCGGCGCCGTCACGTACCCGGTCCCGGCGTTCGTGACGGTGATCGCGGTCACGACCCCGCCGAAGACGGTCGCGGTGGCCGTCGCCCCGACGCCGCCGCCGCCCGTCAGGCGGACGTTCGGGACCGTGATGTAACCACTGCCGGGGTTCGTGATGGTAAAGCCCGTGACCCCGCCGCCCGAAACCAGCGCGGTGGCGGTCGCGGTCGCCGCCGCGGTCGCGACCGGGTTGTGGTAGACGTTGAGTAACCCGGAGTTGGCCGAGTACACCCCGTTGACGCCGTAGGGTTGGCCCGCACCCAGGGCGGCGCCGAAGTTGAGTGAGTTGGGGTTCGTGACGGAACCCGCGGAAGACAGGGTGATCCCGCCGGTGGTGGCGAACTGGGTGCCGCCGCCCGCCAGCGAGTTGTCGTACGCGACCATCGCCTGGGTGTCGAACAGGCCCGTGGTGTCGACGCGGATCAGGCCGGTCCCGGTCGCGGAGTTGATGTCACTTCCGCCGATGTAGACCACGTTCGGGTTCGTCGGGTCGATCACCATCGACACGTCGTAGTTGCCCGTATTCGCGCCGAACGGGTTCACCTGGCCCTGGGTGTAGTTGTTGGTCCCGTACGAGGAACCGGCCTGTGGGCTGTACGCGGGGAGATCGACCTTGGTCCAGTTAGCCCCGGCGTCCTTGGTCAGGTAGAGCCCTTGCAGGGAGCCGTCGGCGGCGACCACGAGGGCGTACACCCACCGCTCGTAGTTCAGGTTCTCGAACGTGCTGTTGGTGAGCGTCGGCACCGCCAGGACGATCCGACCGAACCCGCCGTTCGGCGAGACCTGACCCCCGCCCAGACCGACCGCCACCGGAGTCGGCGTGTCGTTGTTGATGAAACTCCCGTTCACGAACTGAGACGAGTTCCCCGCCATCTGGCTCATGAAATTGGAACTCGGGGCGTTGGCGTCGATGTAAACCCCGTCGCCCTCGAACCCGGCGAACAGGGTGGTCAACTGCCCGCCGGTCCCGGCGCTCCCCGCCGCCAGCGCGACGTCGGTCGCGGCCCCGGCCCGGATCTGCTGCCAGGTGAGCCCCGAGTCGGTACTCCGCCACACTCCGGCAGCACCCGCAGTGTACGCCTGACTGATGGCCATGTACACGATCGCGTTGCCGGACGCCGTCAGCGTCGGGTCGACGATGATCTTGTTTCCGATCGCCGCCGAGAATTCGTGATTTCGGGTCGGGGCCGAGAGGGTGGAGACGGCTTCCCCGGTCGGGTCCGCGGGGTCCGCGTTGTCGATGCTGTCGAGGACGACCCACGTCCGCCCGCCGTCCATGGACCGGAGAACGCCGACGCCGTTGCGGCTCTCCGGCGGGTAAGTCGCGTCCGTGTTGGGGTTCCCCGTCAACGCGAAGATCATGGTCTGGTTGGGGTCGTCGTTCCGGCCGATCACCGCGATCGAGGCGATGTTCATGCCGAACGCCGGGCCGTTGTCGGTCAGCGGGATCCAGGTCGGGCCGGCCGGGTCTTTCGTCAGGAAGTCGGTCGTTTTCCAGATGCCGCCGCTGGCGGCGCCGATGTACACGGTGTTGCCGGACGGGTCCGACGGGTCGACCGCGATCGCGTTCGTCTGGGCGGTGGCCCCGTTCGTGGTGTAGTCCGGGGCCGGCCCGACGGGGGTCCACGTCTGCTGGCTGAGCGGGTCGGTCGGGTCCTGGTTGAACACCCGGAACCCGACGGAGAACGCGTCGGCGTTCGGCTCGCCCAGGCCGCTGCCGGTGGTGGCGTGCGGGAGGGTCAGGGTCCAGTTGGTCAGACTCGGGGTCTCGGCCCCGTTGTTCGTGATCCGCAGGTACCACGTCCCGCTCGACGGGATGCCGTTCAGGACGGCCAGCGGGAACTCCGGGATGTACGAGCCCTTGTCGAACGGCTGGACCGCGGAGTTGCTGACGATCGGCGTCGTTCCGTCGTCCTCGAAATCGGTGTTGCTGAACCACAGGTTGCCGCCCGGCTGGTTCGGGTTCCCGGCCCCGGCGAACAACCGGACGGTCGTCCCGTTCGGGGCAACCAGGTCCGCGATCAAGTCGCCGACGTGGTTCGAGTCGGCGACGGTCGGGTTCTGAATCGTGAGTAGGACTGCGATCGGGTTACCGGTCTGAGCCGCGATCAGGTAGTTGTCCGGAACCTGGAGCGGGAACTCGACTACACCCGGGAGGCCGCCACTGGCAGCCGGTAGGACGGCCGAGACGGCGGATCCGGCGCTGAAGTTGGCCGAGTAAGAGCTTTGCGTGGCCACCCCTTCGGTCACGTTCGCGTTGGTCGTCAGGCTGTCCAACCCGGCGTTCTGGTTGGAATCGACCAGCACCGACCGTGTGCCCGACCCGACCGGGTTCGGGAGGGTAGTCGCCTCGGCGAAGAGCGGGTCGATTTGGATGGAGTACGACCCGCTCAGTACCTGAGTCGGGAACCCGATCTGGAACGTCGTCAGCGGGACAACGGTGACGATCGGCGGGAGGGTATACCCGGTTCCGGGGTTGGTCACCGTGATCGCCGTGACCTGGCCGCCGACGACGGTCGCCGTCGCCACGGCTCCGGTGCCGGTCGTGTCGCCCGGCGCCCGGCTGATCGATACGACCACGTTGTTGTAACCCGACCCGGGCGTGTCGACGCTGACGCCCGAGACGCCCGTGCCCGAGAGCGCGGCGGCGAAGGTCGCCCCCGACCCGGCGGGCAGCGCCGTGACGGTGACCGGAACGGGGGTGATGGTGACGATCGGGGGCTGCGAATACCCGGATCCCGGGTCGGTGACGGTGATCGCGCTGATCGTGCCGTCGAACGCGACGGTCGCCGTCGCCGTCGCCCCCGTCCCGGTGGTATCGCCCGCGGCCGGGGTGATGGTCACCGTCACCTGGCTATAGTTCGACCCGGCTGTGTCGACCGTAATCCCGGTGACGGCGCCGGTCACGGGGTCGATCGAAGCGGTCGCGGCGGCCCCGCTGCCGTTGCCAGCCGTCCGGTCGTAGAGGACGCCGGTCCCGTCGATCCCGCTCCCGCTCGGGCCGGTGATCCGGATGATGTCGCTCGCGTTGAATACCGGGCCGACCGCCGGGTTGGTGTTCATGACCCGGTCGAAGGTCACGTCGAGAGACTTGGCCCCGGTACTCAGGGCGAGGGTCGGGTCGGTCGCGGTCCCGTTGGTC
The DNA window shown above is from Fimbriiglobus ruber and carries:
- a CDS encoding FG-GAP-like repeat-containing protein, with protein sequence MDQNANGTAGETTGGDQFAMPTPTSGLPFVAPYVTTTQPLIIPGPSVVDGLTTLTNGTATDPTLALSTGAKSLDVTFDRVMNTNPAVGPVFNASDIIRITGPSGSGIDGTGVLYDRTAGNGSGAAATASIDPVTGAVTGITVDTAGSNYSQVTVTITPAAGDTTGTGATATATVAFDGTISAITVTDPGSGYSQPPIVTITPVPVTVTALPAGSGATFAAALSGTGVSGVSVDTPGSGYNNVVVSISRAPGDTTGTGAVATATVVGGQVTAITVTNPGTGYTLPPIVTVVPLTTFQIGFPTQVLSGSYSIQIDPLFAEATTLPNPVGSGTRSVLVDSNQNAGLDSLTTNANVTEGVATQSSYSANFSAGSAVSAVLPAASGGLPGVVEFPLQVPDNYLIAAQTGNPIAVLLTIQNPTVADSNHVGDLIADLVAPNGTTVRLFAGAGNPNQPGGNLWFSNTDFEDDGTTPIVSNSAVQPFDKGSYIPEFPLAVLNGIPSSGTWYLRITNNGAETPSLTNWTLTLPHATTGSGLGEPNADAFSVGFRVFNQDPTDPLSQQTWTPVGPAPDYTTNGATAQTNAIAVDPSDPSGNTVYIGAASGGIWKTTDFLTKDPAGPTWIPLTDNGPAFGMNIASIAVIGRNDDPNQTMIFALTGNPNTDATYPPESRNGVGVLRSMDGGRTWVVLDSIDNADPADPTGEAVSTLSAPTRNHEFSAAIGNKIIVDPTLTASGNAIVYMAISQAYTAGAAGVWRSTDSGLTWQQIRAGAATDVALAAGSAGTGGQLTTLFAGFEGDGVYIDANAPSSNFMSQMAGNSSQFVNGSFINNDTPTPVAVGLGGGQVSPNGGFGRIVLAVPTLTNSTFENLNYERWVYALVVAADGSLQGLYLTKDAGANWTKVDLPAYSPQAGSSYGTNNYTQGQVNPFGANTGNYDVSMVIDPTNPNVVYIGGSDINSATGTGLIRVDTTGLFDTQAMVAYDNSLAGGGTQFATTGGITLSSAGSVTNPNSLNFGAALGAGQPYGVNGVYSANSGLLNVYHNPVATAAATATATALVSGGGVTGFTITNPGSGYITVPNVRLTGGGGVGATATATVFGGVVTAITVTNAGTGYVTAPTVTIDAPVLVSSELDFSNVATFTNTGTGATWSPVTGVEVSTFVHGLVAIVDPITGLTRLIVGDDTGVGTGVVNASGATVTSVGTGPQAISLPGTVRNGNLQTVQFYQGATQPSQLAADINDALFYAGAREQGFAYSNGNILQTGEGGSTGTLTYTGNTGYSYGVGVSQTGTGNDYVFSYPSANPIVPNQYTEFLDAGPAGNESGAFGQGLVQPTDNVFTSTGNWLFNSATRFAVNPIDSDTVAVGSETAPTLFLTTNLGKFWTIVGGGANQTTAFDSASTALAFGAPDPSNPNQLNNFIYNGTQNGSIYVTFVGGGGTLPNGQQAWTNISSGLSGGAIQQIVADPVRGSHDAYAITSNGVFYMPDSSAANPTWLNITNGLLKATKSDFGDPNTTAATGLFGTGLFAPGAALQYLTTIAADWRYAIPSTTTPGTTFPILYVGGMGGVFRSVDQGKTWTPYPEASTYTYTDPTTGKTSTYNIAAGGNMTDALVTQIQLSLGNIDPNTGQPVQQTGGLNLLTAYTFGRGTWAIRLGTPQTDPVIAAIAPDQAVAQSGPRVLGVTLSDTQANTLDVQFSSPVLASTFTTGNIQLWDSAGNPLTIVSVTPVVDTTGPANQTAIPVTPTDYHDLFQIVFAPTAPQTSVAAGPLQVVIGQDVTNASLAAATAAVAGGSVTGITVTSGGSGYKVAPNVTLVGGGGTGATAVATFVDGDVTEITVTNAGIGYTSAPTVVIDYPGTFISDYAGFPMDQNSNGVNGEAAPDVNNGATAANGDLGYSVDSYHGYVNVPAAPTTSTTGNLFIDMTDVSAAGQPVKVTITAENPATGLPLTNFTGTVHFTTSDPYLTTPGSAPDPLLAAAGLPADYTFTAADKGVHVFTVTFEKGSAPPVSSQTWLDAHDDSGLLSDAKSYITVTPGSASQFIVTEPTTIATATASLAAGGVASVAVTGGGGGYAFAPAVTLTGGGGTGAIATATVANGVVTGITVTNAGTGYTAAPTVTIAPPSTAIATATATLSGGGVSSIAVNTGGAGYLVDPDVTLVGGGGTGATATATVVNGVVTAVTVTNAGTGYTAPPTVVIAHQVNAGTKATFTVTAVDHFDNVATGYTGAPTFTSSDPRAVFSPVTYTFTSGTGPGFDNGTHTFVNGVTFATTGRLAAATATLTGSGVGAIIVPSGSGGSGYSAVPNVTLTGGGGTGATAVATVVNGVVTGITVTHAGTGYTSAPTVTIDYPTQTITATDAATITPVIPEPPPAQSIPAGPLAGTSGGVVVVPGAAVSVTVTGYPTPTPAGTKGTVTVTAFDQFGNIAIGFAGTVSFSSTDTNAQTLLPATYTFTSGAGAGFDDGTHTFNVTLTTAGTQSITATDATDKLSGAQKGIVITPGATAAMAVTGFPTSDVAGVAHTFTVSATDAYGNLTTGYTGSVTFTSTDNRAVFGSNSYTFTATDKGTHTFTNGATLKTAGAQSISATDAKNNLTGTETGITVTAAAAATVTVSGYPGSTVAGTPNTFTVALTDAFGNVATGFAGTVTFSSTDAQAAFAPGSYTFTAADKGTHTFTNGGTLKTAGTQSITATDAADNLSGSETGIQVTHAAPTALVVIGFPAQATAGTGYTFQVAVADAYNNLVPTPFTGSVALSTSDAKGTLTPVDYTFTPADDGSHTFSGVLKTAGAQSITATSSTLTPGTETGITVQAAAAAAATVTGYPTTDAAGTPNPFTVTLYDAYGNVATGTQDTITLSSTDPKAGFTTTSYTFTPADAGVHTFSGTLKTAGTQSITATDAAAQFSASETGILVTPGAPAVLAVTGYPNPVAAGTANTLTVAVDDAYGNVVTGYNGVVHLTSTDPKATFAPANYAFTAADAGVHTFTNGATLKTAGTQSITATDAANPAVTGTDVGIVVTPAAAASFKLTGFPSPQVAGTSGSVAATAYDAYGNVATGYTGTVALTSTDPQAQFSPASYTFSPSDDGAHRFNVVLDTAGTQSITATDAANPGITGADAGIVVTPAPATSFQVVGLPATVGAGAAQAVTVVARDAFGNVATGYTGTVTLTSSDPQASFVPATVAFTAADAGTHTFGVTLGTAGTQSITATDAADNLTGTDSVIVVAAATGVRMTLTGLPAQVAAGTPTAFTVTVFDTYGNVATGYTGTVTLTSTDSQAGLSPTPYTFTAADDGSHTFTATLDTAGTQTVTATDAADDLTANQHGIVVTAAAATHFVITGFPNPTTAKIANAFTVTARDQFGNAATGYTGTLAFSSSDPRAILPTTGTLTNGVGTFSATMETIGTSSVTATDQANSGITGSVSNITVLKSAVGTVTPADQPTQYAVTPDAGDESAPWIHVYNGDGSLAANITPTAFTSAEGVRASIAITPSGNDVVAVPGPGTSATAVVYNVATQQQIATYTPFEQSFTGGMFVASGDLNGDGYDDYFFSADQGGGTRVVGIDGKTGAVIANFFGIQDPSFRGGTRVTIADVNGDGTPDIIVAAGYGGGPRVTIWDGKSVLAGNPVQIANFFAFEPTLRNGAYVAAGDLNGDGYADLAFGGGPDGAPRVRVFDGYQLINAGPFTTLDSIPSAQIANFFAGDPNSRGGVPLTIKTAAGSNYGDVITGAGIGDGSQVNVYSGQAMLSGNTNPTLTFDDQLGFINGVFVG